Proteins from a single region of Takifugu rubripes chromosome 4, fTakRub1.2, whole genome shotgun sequence:
- the polr1b gene encoding DNA-directed RNA polymerase I subunit RPA2, producing MDFSGKWRNLPKCPSLKNLTDGKFGVLRENQDAAVQDLTKAHIESFDQAVTDGLNRVVQSIRPLDFAVKNDTVSLSFVEATILKPTVAKGTICSQMNVYPAECRGRRCSYKGKLVADISWSINGIPKGIIKQSLGHLPIMVKSQLCNLHGLTPRELVEHHEEAEEMGGYFIVNGIEKVIRMLIMPRRNYPIAMSRPKWKSRGQGYTQYGMAMRCVKDDHTAINMTLHYLDNGTVMLNFIYQKELFFLPLGFALKALVDFSDFHIYQELVKGREDNSFYKKCVTEMLRLVMEEGCITQSKVLNFLGERFRVKMNLPEWYTNEQCAHILLDECVCIHLKTNVEKFYMLCLMTRKLFTFAKQECMEENPDSITFQEVLTPGQLYLMFLKERMAAWLVSVKLAFEKKAARLNLSWNAENVMKIFNMGADISKSFEYLLATGNLSSKSGLGMLQATGLCVVADKLNFIRYLSHFRCVHRGAAFAKMRTTSVRKLLPESWGFLCPVHTPDGEPCGLMNHMTANCEIVAQAVSTTSLPALLCSLGVTPVDGAPGQAYSDCYPVLLDGAVVGWVESELAPAVVDSLRRFKVLKEKKIPAWTEIVLVPKTGKPSLYPALLLFTTPCRLMRPVQNLSVGRQELIGTFEQLYMNVGIFEDEVTPGVTTHQELFPHSMLSVVANFIPYSDHNQSPRNMYQCQMGKQTMGFPLHTFLDRSDNKLYRLQTPQSPLVRPSMYDHYDLDNYPSGTNAIVAVISYTGYDMEDAMIVNKASWERGFAHGSIYKTEVVDLAERVKGDDSVVFGTGPGGPGVEDKLDADGLPHIGSVLRHGDPLYSYINLNTGQSVICYYRSQEACVVDNIKICSNDNGSGRFKRVCITTRVPRNPTIGDKFASRHGQKGILSRLWPAEDMPFTESGMCPDILFNPHGFPSRMTIGMLIESMAGKSGALHGLSHDATPFTFSEDNSALEHFGEMLRAGGYNYYGTERLYSGLSGEELEADIFIGVVYYQRLRHMVSDKFQVRTTGARDKVTNQPVGGRNVEGGIRFGEMERDALLAHGSSFLLHDRLFNCSDRSVAQVCVDCGSLLSPLLEKPPPYWSATRHRKTVCVLCGKSESVASVSVPYVFRYFVAELAAMNIKVKLEVK from the exons GTCGTTCGACCAGGCTGTGACTGACGGACTCAACCGCGTCGTTCAG TCCATCCGGCCGCTGGACTTTGCTGTCAAGAATGATACAGTCAGTCTTTCCTTTGTTGAAGCCACCATCCTCAAGCCGACAGTGGCCAAAGGGACCATCTGTAGTCAGATGAACGTCTATCCAGCAGAGTGTAGAGGAAGGAGATGTTCGTACAAGGGGAAGCTGGTG GCAGACATCAGCTGGTCGATCAATGGCATCCCCAAAGGTATTATCAAACAGTCCCTGGGTCATTTGCCCATCATGGTGAAGTCCCAGTTGTGTAACCTGCATGGCCTGACTCCCAGAGAGCTTGTCGAGCATCATGAAGAAGCAGAG GAAATGGGCGGTTATTTTATCGTGAATGGCATCGAGAAGGTGATTCGTATGCTGATTATGCCGAGGAGGAACTATCCTATTGCCATGTCACGACCCAAGTGGAAGAGCAGGGGGCAAGGATACACCCAGTATG GTATGGCAATGCGCTGCGTGAAGGACGACCACACGGCCATCAACATGACCCTCCATTATCTGGACAATGGCACCGTGATGCTGAACTTCATTTACCAGAAAGagcttttcttcctccctctgggCTTCGCACTTAAG GCTCTGGTGGACTTCTCAGACTTCCACATCTACCAAGAGCTGGTCAAGGGCAGAGAGGACAATTCCTTCTACAAGAAATGTGTGACTGAGATGCTCCGCCTGGTCATGGAGGAGGGCTGCATCACGCAGAGCAAAGTGCTGAACTTCCTGGGGGAGCGTTTTCGAGTGAAGATGAACCTCCCTGAGTGGTACACAAACGAGCAGTGCGCCCACATCCTGCTGGA CGAGTGCGTCTGCATCCACCTGAAGACAAACGTGGAGAAGTTCTACATGCTGTGTCTGATGACCCGCAAGCTCTTCACCTTTGCAAAGCAGGAGTGCATGGAAGAAAACCCGGACAGCATCACATTCCAGGAAGTCCTCACCCCCGGTCAGCTCTACCTCATGTTTCTCAAG GAAAGAATGGCTGCGTGGCTGGTGTCGGTGAAGCTCGCCTTTGAGAAGAAGGCGGCCAGACTGAACTTGTCATGGAACGCTGAAAATGTGATGAAGATCTTCAACATGGGCGCCGACATCAGCAAATCCTTTGAATATCTGCTCGCCACCGGGAACCTGAGCTCTAAGAGTG GTCTGGGGATGCTGCAGGCCACGGGCCTTTGCGTGGTGGCAGACAAGCTCAACTTCATCCGTTACCTGTCTCACTTCCGCTGCGTGCACAGAGGGGCAGCTTTTGCCAAGATGAGGACCACTTCTGTGCGTAAGCTGCTGCCTGAGTCCTGGGGCTTCCTGTGTCCTGTCCACACTCCAGACGGAGAGCCCTGCGGACTTATGAACCACATGACAGCCAACTGTGAGATTGTGGCTCAGGCGGTGTCCACCACCTCACTGCCGGCCTTGCTCTGTTCCCTCg GTGTGACTCCAGTGGACGGGGCGCCGGGCCAGGCCTATTCAGACTGTTACCCTGTCCTCCTGGACGGGGCTGTCGTAGGCTGGGTGGAGAGTGAACTAGCCCCTGCTGTGGTGGACTCGCTCCGCAGGTTCAAG gtgctgaaggagaagaaaattCCTGCCTGGACTGAAATCGTTCTGGTCCCAAAAACAGGCAAGCCCAGCTTGTATCCAGCCCTGCTCCTCTTCACGACGCCCTGTCGTCTGATGAGGCCCGTGCAGAACCTTTCTGTCGGCAGGCAAGAGCTGATCGGAACCTTTGAGCAG CTGTACATGAACGTGGGGATCTTTGAGGATGAGGTCACGCCAGGAGTGACCACGCACCAGGAACTCTTCCCTCACAGCATGCTCAGCGTGGTGGCCAACTTCATCCCATACTCGGACCACAACCAGAGTCCCAGGAACATGTACCAGTGTCAGATGG GGAAGCAGACGATGGGATTTCCCCTGCACACCTTCCTGGACCGTTCTGATAACAAACTGTACCGGCTCCAGACGCCTCAGAGTCCACTGGTCAGGCCCAGTATGTACGACCACTACGACCTGGACAACTACCCCAGCGGCACCAACGCCATCGTAGCCGTCATATCCTACACGGGCTATGACATGGAGGATGCCATG ATTGTGAATAAGGCATCGTGGGAGAGGGGGTTTGCCCATGGAAGCATCTACAAGACAGAGGTGGTGGACCTGGCAGAGAGAGTAAAGGGAGACGACAGCGTGGTGTTTGGGACCGGCCCGGGGGGCCCTGGGGTGGAAGACAAACTGGATGCTGATGGACTCCCTCACATCGGATCAGTACTTCGGCACGGAGACCCCCTCTACAGCTATATCAACCTCAACACTGGCCAGAGCGTCATCTGTTACTACAG gagccaGGAGGCCTGTGTTGTGGACAACATAAAGATATGCAGCAACGACAACGGCTCCGGACGCTTCAAACGTGTCTGCATCACCACGCGGGTGCCTCGAAACCCCACCATCGGCGACAAGTTCGCCAGCCGCCACGGTCAGAAGGGCATCCTGAGTCGGCTGTGGCCGGCGGAGGACATGCCCTTCACCGAGAGCGGCATGTGTCCCGACATCCTGTTCAACCCTCACGGCTTCCCGTCGCGCATGACCATCGGGATGTTGATCGAGAGCATGGCCGGTAAGTCTGGCGCCCTGCACGGCCTCAGCCACGACGCCACGCCCTTCACCTTCTCCGAGGACAACTCTGCGCTGGAGCACTTTGGCGAAATGCTCCGCGCTGGCGGATACAACTACTACGGCACGGAGCGGCTCTACAGCGGCCTGAgcggggaggagctggaggccgaCATCTTTATCGGAGTGGTTTACTACCAGCGGCTGCGTCACATGGTCTCCGACAAGTTCCAGGTCAGGACGACGGGAGCGCGAGACAAGGTGACCAACCAGCCGGTGGGGGGCAGGAACGTGGAGGGCGGCATTCGCTTCGGGGAGATGGAGCGAGACGCCCTGCTGGCTCACGGGTCCTCCTTCCTGCTCCACGACCGACTCTTCAACTGCTCGGACAGGTCGgtggctcaggtgtgtgtggactgCGGCAGCCTGCTGTCGCCGCTCTTGGAGAAGCCGCCGCCCTACTGGTCAGCAACGCGCCACCGAAAGACGGTCTGCGTCCTCTGTGGCAAAAGCGAGTCGGTTGCCTCCGTGTCGGTTCCTTACGTCTTCCGCTACTTTGTGGCCGAGCTGGCTGCAATGAACATCAAGGTTAAATTAGAGGTTAAATGA
- the nanp gene encoding N-acylneuraminate-9-phosphatase codes for MWRRHPTAGHARHLERLEMEEKRVKAIIFDLDNTLIETRRAGEVAIQKTRELLKATLALDDPAAAIICDRFKQKLLQESFDPSAGRTIEEVRVGHWEESIQDVTGHRPAPSLAPQCYSLWKNARLEVLVLSPETRSLLKQLRASYKLLLLTNGVAEVQREKVRAAGCEELFDAVVIGGEHAEQKPSPSIFTLCFHMLDADAKDCVMVGDDLDADIQGGFNAGVRATVWISSSGRRIPNGSVEPDYTIATVLDLPGVLAQLETGL; via the exons ATGTGGCGACGTCATCCAACAGCGGGACACGCACGACATTTGGAACGcctggaaatggaggaaaagcGCGTGAAGGCGATTATCTTCGACTTGGACAACACGCTCATTGAAACGCGGCGAGCAGGTGAAGTCGCCATCCAGAAG ACCAGAGAGCTCCTGAAGGCCACGCTGGCCCTGGATGACCCCGCTGCCGCGATCATCTGTGACAGGTTCAAGCAGAAGCTCCTCCAGGAGAGTTTCGACCCCTCGGCTGGCAGAACCATTGAGGAGGTCCGTGTGGGTCATTGGGAGGAGAGCATCCAGGATGTGACCGGCCATCGTCCTGCACCTTCGCTGGCGCCTCAGTGTTACTCTTTGTGGAAAAACGCCCGTTTGGAAGTCCTCGTCCTGTCTCCAGAAACGCGCAGCCTCCTGAAACAGCTGCGCGCATCCTacaagctgctgctcctgaccaACGGCGTGGCCGAGGTCCAGAGAGAGAAGGTGAGGGCAGCGGGGTGCGAGGAGCTCTTCGACGCCGTCGTGATCGGCGGAGAACACGCCGAGCAGAAACCCTCCCCGTCCATCTTCACGTTGTGTTTCCACATGCTGGACGCGGACGCCAAGGACTGCGTCATGGTGGGAGACGACCTGGACGCCGACATCCAGGGAGGCTTCAACGCCGGAGTCCGAGCTACAGTTTGGATCAGCAGTTCTGGACGCCGCATCCCAAACGGTTCCGTTGAACCAGACTACACCATCGCCACAGTCCTGGACCTTCCAGGTGTTCTGGCACAGCTGGAAACCGGACTTTGA